A window from Bacillota bacterium encodes these proteins:
- a CDS encoding CBS domain-containing protein: MQVTAVEIMTSPVITVTPETSIAVAIDLMASHNISGVPVVNEAEAVVGIVSEADIVKYASRTHVIPLISSSKWVSPYTQITDIASFRKGFEILKKSKVKDVMYSKVATVKENATGEEIARIMTRRRVNRVPVVDASGKILGIITRANLVKYLAEKG; encoded by the coding sequence GTGCAGGTGACGGCGGTAGAGATTATGACCAGCCCGGTGATTACGGTAACGCCGGAGACGTCCATTGCCGTGGCAATAGATCTTATGGCTAGCCATAATATTAGCGGAGTACCGGTGGTGAACGAAGCTGAGGCGGTAGTGGGCATTGTTAGTGAGGCCGATATTGTGAAGTATGCCAGCCGTACGCATGTGATTCCTCTGATCAGTTCTTCTAAGTGGGTATCGCCGTATACTCAGATTACAGACATTGCTTCGTTTCGCAAAGGGTTCGAGATCTTAAAGAAGAGCAAAGTAAAAGATGTTATGTATAGTAAGGTGGCGACGGTAAAGGAAAATGCTACCGGTGAGGAAATTGCCCGCATCATGACCAGAAGAAGGGTGAACCGGGTTCCGGTGGTGGATGCCAGCGGGAAAATCCTCGGCATTATAACCCGGGCAAACTTGGTCAAGTATTTAGCCGAAAAAGGATAA
- a CDS encoding MATE family efflux transporter codes for MQHNSQPVRRPNSNLASLLDTTAGNAKAVDKHIWALTLPSLVELMLATLFGMVDMVMVGHVSTESLAAVGISNQPMMLILSVFQALNVGTMALVARFTGTDDHQSSCSVLKQTLILATLVGTVLSGLGFVYARRIVAFMGAEPEVIPAAAAYFSVTALGTVFVAVIMGIGAALRGAGDTVTPMRYNLISNLLNVFGNYILIFGKLGFPALGVTGAALSTTLSRGLGMLMALYAVYRPYSLFRLSTRQTTRIDIALMKRILNIGLPSGLEQLVLRTGQIEFARTVAGLGTTVFAAHQIAINVVGLSFAPNQAFGMAATTLVGQSLGANRPDLAETCGLRTRRLGMLVAASITTLFFFFGQQIAAIYADDPAVVKMAAGALKIVAIMQPLQSTQFILAGALRGAGDTRWPLLSTMIGIWGIRVVFAKLFISMGLGLTGAWLAHLLDQLFRSIFIHTRYSSQHWKTIEV; via the coding sequence ATGCAGCACAACTCGCAACCAGTCCGCCGGCCCAATAGCAACCTGGCCAGTTTGCTGGATACTACGGCCGGCAACGCCAAAGCAGTGGACAAACATATCTGGGCCCTGACTCTCCCCTCTTTAGTCGAGCTCATGCTGGCAACGCTGTTCGGCATGGTGGATATGGTTATGGTGGGCCATGTCAGCACCGAGTCGCTGGCGGCGGTGGGAATAAGTAACCAGCCCATGATGCTCATCCTGTCTGTGTTCCAGGCCCTCAATGTGGGCACTATGGCTTTGGTAGCCCGTTTCACCGGCACCGATGACCATCAGTCTTCCTGCTCAGTCCTGAAGCAGACTCTAATCCTGGCTACATTAGTCGGTACTGTGCTCAGTGGGTTGGGGTTTGTTTATGCGCGCCGGATAGTGGCATTCATGGGAGCGGAACCCGAAGTAATCCCCGCCGCGGCAGCCTATTTCTCTGTCACCGCCTTGGGGACTGTGTTCGTGGCCGTTATCATGGGCATCGGGGCGGCTCTGCGAGGGGCTGGTGATACAGTCACCCCGATGAGATATAATCTAATCTCCAACTTGCTCAACGTATTCGGTAACTACATCCTGATCTTCGGTAAACTGGGTTTTCCCGCCTTAGGCGTAACCGGAGCGGCCTTATCTACTACCTTATCCCGTGGCCTGGGTATGCTTATGGCCCTTTATGCTGTTTACCGTCCTTATTCACTGTTTAGACTCTCCACCCGCCAAACAACCCGGATCGATATTGCGCTCATGAAGCGCATACTCAATATCGGCCTTCCCTCCGGCTTGGAACAACTGGTGCTAAGAACAGGGCAAATAGAATTTGCCCGCACTGTAGCCGGCCTCGGCACTACCGTATTTGCCGCCCATCAAATAGCGATTAATGTAGTCGGACTCTCCTTTGCCCCGAACCAAGCTTTTGGCATGGCTGCCACTACCCTGGTCGGCCAAAGCCTGGGCGCTAACCGGCCGGATCTGGCTGAAACATGTGGCCTCCGAACAAGACGGCTGGGTATGTTGGTAGCCGCATCCATCACCACTTTGTTTTTCTTCTTCGGTCAGCAAATAGCAGCCATATATGCCGACGATCCGGCCGTCGTCAAAATGGCGGCCGGAGCCCTGAAGATCGTGGCTATTATGCAACCCTTACAGTCTACTCAATTTATTTTGGCCGGGGCCCTACGCGGCGCCGGTGACACCCGCTGGCCTCTACTGTCCACCATGATCGGGATTTGGGGTATTCGAGTTGTGTTCGCTAAGCTCTTCATCAGCATGGGTCTAGGGTTGACAGGTGCTTGGTTGGCCCATCTTTTAGATCAGCTTTTCCGGTCCATTTTCATCCACACCAGATATAGTTCCCAACACTGGAAAACAATAGAGGTATAG
- a CDS encoding copper-translocating P-type ATPase, with translation MDRAMFKKDTLLLEGMSCAACARTIELTLQDLEGVYSAQVNLAAEKAYVEYDPGVVERSDIEAAITGVGYGVKTETAKVTLAIGHMNCAACASKIERNLQEAAGVKEAAVNLAAEKAYVKYDTAAIDVERIIGIVTASGYKAAIFEETKEERDDDLDKVRQAARQMWGAWAFTVPIMLWMLPGMIMGIHGWPFPRYFDAGLVMLAAPVVFWVGRNTLRSGIRSLFHGSANMDSLIALGSLAAFATGPAVFFTAIENYAGTSAMIMSFHLTGRYIENKAKGRASQAIKKLLQLEAKTARILVDGQEKEVPLEQVKVGDVMVIRPGEKVPTDGVIVAGRSSLDESMATGESMPVQRTVGEEVIGATINHEGLLQVKATKVGKDTFLAQVIKMVEECQGTKVPIQEFADRVTGIFVPTVMTIAALTLVAWLLFPDSLRAVGYWAQSFLPWVNPSLGSFTLAIFATVAVLVIACPCALGLATPTALMVGTGLGAENGILIRSGEAIQTIKELDVIVFDKTGTITKGKPEVTDIVADSGFNQNDVLLYGASAEAGSEHPLGKSIVDYAKAKGLSLLNIAGFSAVTGRGVRATVDDQLVLVGSRKLMTEQGIDPGTMAPEMNRLEEEAKTAMLVARGGQLLGIISVADTLKEDSVAAIAELKKMGLTTAMITGDNERTAAAIAREVGISQVLAEVLPDGKVAEIQKLQAEGKKVAMVGDGINDAPALTQANVGIAIGTGTDIAIEAADITLVGGNLSSVVTAVKLSKATFAKIKQNLFWAFFYNSIAIPLAVLGLLHPVIAEIAMATSSVTVVTNANLLRRVNIKPSYHQ, from the coding sequence ATGGATCGAGCTATGTTTAAGAAAGATACTTTGCTTTTAGAGGGTATGAGCTGCGCCGCTTGCGCCAGGACCATTGAGCTGACGCTGCAGGATCTGGAGGGGGTATACTCGGCTCAGGTTAATTTGGCGGCCGAGAAGGCTTATGTGGAGTATGATCCCGGCGTGGTGGAACGTAGCGACATTGAAGCGGCGATAACCGGCGTCGGTTATGGAGTTAAGACGGAAACGGCTAAGGTTACGCTAGCCATCGGCCATATGAATTGTGCTGCCTGTGCCAGCAAGATCGAACGTAATTTGCAGGAGGCAGCGGGAGTAAAAGAAGCAGCGGTGAATTTGGCGGCCGAAAAAGCTTACGTGAAATACGACACGGCTGCGATCGACGTGGAAAGAATAATAGGCATTGTGACGGCTAGTGGTTACAAAGCCGCTATTTTTGAGGAAACAAAAGAAGAGCGGGATGATGACCTGGACAAGGTACGCCAGGCAGCCCGCCAGATGTGGGGAGCATGGGCGTTCACAGTTCCCATTATGTTATGGATGCTTCCCGGTATGATTATGGGTATCCACGGTTGGCCTTTTCCTCGGTATTTTGATGCCGGGCTGGTTATGTTAGCGGCCCCGGTGGTATTTTGGGTAGGCCGGAACACCTTGAGATCCGGTATCCGATCTCTGTTTCACGGCAGTGCCAATATGGACAGCCTCATTGCCCTGGGGTCATTGGCGGCTTTTGCCACCGGTCCGGCGGTGTTTTTTACCGCCATCGAGAATTACGCCGGAACTTCGGCTATGATTATGTCGTTTCACTTGACTGGTCGCTATATCGAAAACAAGGCTAAGGGGCGGGCCTCCCAGGCCATCAAGAAATTGCTCCAATTGGAAGCCAAGACAGCCAGGATCTTGGTGGACGGGCAAGAAAAGGAGGTTCCCTTGGAGCAAGTCAAAGTGGGTGACGTGATGGTGATAAGGCCAGGCGAAAAGGTCCCTACCGACGGCGTGATCGTGGCCGGCCGAAGCTCTCTGGACGAGTCCATGGCCACCGGCGAGTCCATGCCGGTTCAGAGGACGGTAGGGGAAGAAGTTATCGGGGCTACTATTAACCATGAGGGTCTGCTCCAAGTAAAAGCGACCAAGGTGGGCAAGGACACCTTCTTGGCCCAGGTGATCAAGATGGTAGAGGAGTGTCAAGGGACTAAGGTTCCGATCCAAGAATTTGCCGACCGGGTAACTGGGATCTTTGTGCCCACAGTGATGACCATTGCGGCTCTTACCTTGGTAGCCTGGCTACTGTTTCCGGACTCGCTTCGGGCGGTGGGGTACTGGGCCCAAAGTTTTTTGCCGTGGGTTAACCCCAGCCTGGGCTCCTTCACTTTAGCTATATTTGCTACAGTGGCGGTGCTGGTAATCGCCTGTCCGTGTGCCTTGGGTTTGGCTACCCCAACGGCCTTAATGGTGGGCACCGGCCTGGGGGCCGAGAATGGAATTCTTATTCGCAGTGGGGAAGCTATCCAAACGATAAAAGAACTGGACGTTATTGTGTTTGATAAGACCGGTACTATTACTAAGGGTAAGCCGGAAGTCACCGATATTGTGGCTGATTCCGGTTTTAACCAGAACGATGTGCTGTTATACGGGGCCAGCGCCGAAGCAGGCTCGGAGCACCCACTGGGAAAGTCCATCGTAGATTACGCCAAGGCCAAAGGCCTTAGCCTGCTTAATATCGCCGGTTTTTCCGCTGTCACCGGCCGCGGTGTCCGAGCTACGGTCGATGATCAGCTTGTCCTGGTAGGGAGCCGGAAACTGATGACGGAACAAGGTATCGACCCAGGTACAATGGCACCGGAAATGAACCGGTTGGAAGAAGAGGCCAAGACAGCCATGCTGGTGGCTCGCGGAGGGCAGCTTTTGGGTATCATCTCCGTGGCCGATACGCTCAAAGAAGATTCGGTGGCGGCCATCGCTGAGCTGAAGAAGATGGGGCTCACCACGGCCATGATCACCGGTGACAATGAGCGGACGGCGGCTGCCATTGCCCGAGAGGTAGGTATCTCGCAGGTGTTGGCCGAGGTTCTTCCGGATGGCAAGGTGGCCGAGATTCAAAAGCTACAGGCAGAAGGTAAGAAAGTAGCTATGGTGGGCGACGGTATCAACGACGCCCCGGCTCTGACCCAGGCCAACGTAGGTATTGCCATCGGTACCGGTACCGACATTGCCATTGAGGCGGCTGACATCACCCTGGTGGGCGGGAACCTCAGCAGCGTGGTGACAGCGGTTAAGCTCTCTAAGGCCACTTTCGCCAAGATTAAGCAAAACCTATTTTGGGCTTTCTTTTACAACAGCATCGCCATTCCTCTGGCTGTCTTGGGCCTGCTACATCCGGTGATTGCCGAGATTGCCATGGCTACCAGCTCGGTCACGGTGGTGACTAATGCCAATCTACTGCGTAGGGTTAATATTAAGCCCAGTTACCACCAATAA